The Phycisphaerae bacterium genome has a segment encoding these proteins:
- the larC gene encoding nickel pincer cofactor biosynthesis protein LarC, protein MRIAYFDCFSGAGGDMIAAALIDAGADPDALRGQLDSLGLAGYQLEIGKVSKQGFAGTRFRVELDASAPRPHRHLKHVVEIIERSSLSERAQATSIAVFRRLAEAESKVHGCAMEQVHFHEVGAVDAILDVTSAAICLELLGIKRVDCSPLPVGSGTITCEHGVMPVPAPATAELLHGVPIAASEETGELTTPTAAAILTTLAEGYGPVPAMRLQSTGYGAGTREGRHRPNLLRVLIGESSASGESDLVSILETNLDDATPQTVAFATERLLATGALDVYTVPIGMKKGRAGVLLTVLCDVQRTAEFEKIIFAETPTLGIRKFQVQRAKLHRRIETVQTAYGPIRVKLAEHGGTIVTASPEYEDCREAALREGIPLRVILETARLAWQSRPGRG, encoded by the coding sequence ATGAGGATTGCCTATTTCGATTGCTTCAGCGGGGCCGGCGGCGACATGATCGCGGCGGCCCTGATTGACGCCGGTGCCGACCCTGACGCCCTCCGAGGTCAGCTCGATTCGCTCGGACTCGCCGGTTACCAACTGGAGATCGGCAAGGTTTCGAAGCAGGGGTTCGCCGGCACCCGCTTCCGCGTCGAGCTCGATGCTTCCGCCCCCCGTCCGCACCGGCACCTCAAGCATGTCGTGGAAATCATTGAGCGGTCCTCGCTATCGGAACGGGCCCAAGCCACGAGCATCGCCGTCTTCCGACGCCTCGCCGAGGCCGAATCCAAGGTGCATGGTTGTGCCATGGAGCAAGTCCATTTTCACGAAGTCGGTGCCGTCGACGCCATTTTGGATGTGACTTCAGCGGCGATCTGCCTGGAGCTCCTGGGCATCAAACGGGTGGACTGTTCGCCCCTGCCGGTCGGATCGGGAACCATAACCTGCGAGCACGGCGTGATGCCCGTTCCCGCTCCGGCGACGGCCGAGCTCCTCCACGGGGTTCCCATCGCGGCCTCTGAGGAAACAGGCGAACTGACCACCCCCACCGCCGCCGCGATTCTGACAACGCTGGCCGAGGGTTACGGTCCGGTGCCTGCCATGCGGCTTCAGTCCACGGGGTATGGAGCCGGGACGCGGGAGGGTCGGCACCGCCCCAATCTCCTGCGGGTGTTGATCGGAGAATCGTCCGCCTCCGGGGAATCCGACCTTGTCAGCATCCTGGAGACCAATCTGGACGACGCCACGCCGCAGACGGTCGCTTTCGCCACGGAACGGCTGCTCGCCACGGGTGCACTGGATGTCTACACCGTGCCGATAGGGATGAAGAAGGGACGCGCGGGCGTTCTTCTGACCGTGCTCTGCGACGTGCAACGCACGGCCGAGTTCGAGAAAATCATATTTGCCGAAACCCCGACGCTGGGTATTCGCAAGTTTCAAGTGCAGCGGGCCAAGCTCCACCGGCGCATCGAAACCGTACAAACGGCGTATGGGCCGATTCGCGTGAAGCTCGCGGAGCATGGCGGCACAATCGTCACCGCAAGTCCGGAATACGAGGACTGCCGTGAAGCCGCCCTGCGGGAGGGAATTCCGCTGCGGGTCATTCTTGAGACCGCCCGGCTCGCGTGGCAAAGCAGGCCGGGGCGCGGCTAA
- a CDS encoding STAS domain-containing protein has translation MSIERWSDNILVVDLQDDPAFTDDLNALIDQGEADGQTAVILDFKGVNYVNSSNIAKLLKLRKKLLTEKRRLVLCEINTNVWGLFLVTGLDKVFEFTDNVAIALAGVQMASQ, from the coding sequence GTGTCCATCGAGCGCTGGTCCGACAACATCCTGGTCGTAGACCTTCAAGACGACCCGGCCTTTACTGACGATCTTAACGCGCTGATCGATCAGGGTGAGGCCGATGGACAAACCGCGGTCATTCTGGACTTCAAGGGTGTCAACTACGTCAATTCTTCCAACATCGCAAAGCTGCTCAAGCTACGCAAGAAGCTGCTGACGGAGAAGCGCCGTCTGGTTCTCTGCGAGATCAATACGAACGTCTGGGGCCTGTTCCTGGTCACCGGGCTGGACAAGGTCTTCGAGTTCACCGACAACGTCGCGATCGCGCTCGCCGGCGTGCAGATGGCCTCTCAATAA
- a CDS encoding SH3 domain-containing protein has protein sequence MSLGTPKRRGLNLVGGTWGAAWGLVLFSAGAFAQTNPPAPTSPVAGEVTGNDVYVRSGPSSNYYPVSKLNAGDRVTVIGQTGEWYEIVPPSNVFSWISAEYVDTPDNVHGVVNGNNVLIRAGSDLPPFERHRSTLQMKVSRGTEVTILGESADGYLRIRPPSGVSVWISSSLVNLAGHAPPAGSQPTSVDSNAPSSAPSNPPTSTASAPTQRTQRISPSRRATPVIITGTDSALKGLPSTPERLQLVEIERTIQREMEKDADARDFGTISKELRAVADQNDDELAQRYAEARLQQLEEMASLDAAIAQMRKIDEQSEELRLRYIQQRSTMSALTTPTPAGLDAEGVLRESAVFANSATPKRLRLVDVDGDRPRTIAYVEIPPDMTIDLDKYLGHRVGVRSTSSRLQTGTVDPVPVYVVRELVLLDNDDASTQDRG, from the coding sequence ATGTCGCTGGGAACCCCAAAAAGACGAGGTCTGAATCTTGTCGGCGGAACTTGGGGGGCGGCCTGGGGCCTGGTGTTGTTCTCCGCCGGGGCCTTCGCCCAGACTAACCCGCCGGCGCCCACAAGTCCTGTGGCGGGCGAAGTCACCGGTAATGATGTCTACGTGCGAAGCGGTCCTAGCTCGAACTATTATCCTGTTTCAAAACTGAACGCCGGCGACCGCGTGACCGTCATCGGACAGACCGGAGAGTGGTACGAAATCGTTCCACCATCGAACGTATTCAGTTGGATTTCGGCCGAGTACGTTGATACACCGGACAACGTTCATGGTGTCGTAAACGGCAACAACGTTCTTATCCGGGCCGGGTCCGATCTTCCGCCATTCGAGCGGCACCGTTCGACACTTCAGATGAAGGTATCTCGAGGTACGGAGGTGACGATTCTGGGCGAGAGTGCCGACGGCTACCTCCGTATCCGTCCGCCGAGCGGCGTGTCGGTCTGGATTTCTTCGAGCTTGGTGAATCTTGCCGGCCATGCCCCACCCGCCGGCTCGCAACCGACTTCGGTCGATTCCAACGCGCCATCTAGCGCTCCATCCAACCCGCCGACGTCGACCGCATCGGCACCGACTCAGCGAACTCAGAGGATATCGCCCTCGCGTCGTGCAACTCCGGTGATCATTACCGGGACGGATTCAGCTCTGAAGGGGTTGCCGAGCACGCCGGAGCGATTGCAACTCGTCGAGATTGAGCGGACGATCCAGCGGGAGATGGAAAAGGACGCGGACGCGCGGGATTTCGGAACAATCAGCAAAGAGTTGCGCGCGGTTGCAGACCAGAACGACGACGAGCTTGCACAGCGATACGCAGAAGCGAGGTTGCAACAGCTTGAGGAAATGGCTTCGCTGGACGCCGCCATCGCCCAGATGCGAAAGATCGATGAGCAAAGCGAGGAACTCCGCCTCCGGTACATTCAGCAACGGAGCACGATGAGCGCTCTGACTACGCCGACGCCGGCCGGTCTGGATGCCGAGGGTGTGCTGCGGGAAAGTGCGGTTTTTGCCAACTCGGCGACGCCGAAGCGCTTACGGCTCGTCGATGTCGATGGCGACAGGCCGAGAACCATCGCGTACGTCGAGATTCCGCCGGACATGACCATCGATCTGGACAAGTACCTTGGGCATCGTGTCGGGGTACGGTCCACCTCCAGCCGTCTCCAAACCGGTACGGTCGATCCCGTTCCCGTCTATGTTGTTCGCGAACTTGTTCTGCTGGATAATGACGACGCCTCCACGCAGGATCGTGGCTGA
- the pabB gene encoding aminodeoxychorismate synthase component I has product MPSIITEFERLSVRCEIGAAIAALAPRNGTAILESAYGNPRFSRYSILADDPVDEFKWLSHSDGDAIEALHEATSRLFGHQSQEVQERLGDYHGVAEPNGPACGWIGYFAYEAGLGRGDAAPVLHRHSPAKLAHLRFYDTMAVYDRLENRWYAAGIDWPRSSAQSGNRPALRDRLRAQETRLRNIAERSIPLGHESSSAPPADIESNMSHEAYCRHVARIKGHIEAGDVYQVNLTQRFAIRSQLSHTEAYMRLRNISQPAHGALLVHDDYAVLSSSPELFLQLDGRRVITRPIKGTRPRTGNPAVDRIHRDELQTCVKERAELVMIVDLMRNDLGRVCRPGSIRVVEAAAIEEHPTVFHQVATIHGHLAEGRGWADLLRATFPPGSVTGAPKIRAMQIIDELEPTPRDVYCGSIGRIGVDGSLSLNVAIRTMIHRRGVFHCYAGGAIVADGVAEREYEEIMTKASGMFRALGAGPQDPAHARDVEVSIS; this is encoded by the coding sequence ATGCCGTCCATCATCACGGAATTCGAACGGCTTTCCGTCCGGTGCGAGATCGGCGCCGCGATTGCGGCGCTGGCTCCGCGCAACGGAACTGCCATTCTCGAAAGCGCTTACGGGAATCCGCGGTTCTCTCGATACAGCATACTGGCGGACGACCCCGTTGATGAGTTCAAGTGGTTGTCGCACTCCGACGGCGACGCCATCGAAGCACTTCACGAAGCCACATCGAGGTTGTTTGGTCACCAAAGCCAGGAAGTACAAGAGAGGCTCGGGGATTACCACGGCGTGGCAGAGCCCAATGGACCCGCGTGCGGATGGATAGGCTACTTCGCCTACGAGGCCGGATTGGGACGAGGCGACGCCGCTCCGGTTCTGCATCGACACTCCCCGGCGAAGCTCGCCCATCTGCGATTCTACGACACCATGGCGGTGTATGACCGGCTCGAGAATCGGTGGTACGCCGCCGGGATCGATTGGCCGCGAAGCTCGGCCCAGTCCGGCAATCGGCCGGCACTTCGAGATCGACTCCGTGCCCAGGAAACGCGACTGCGGAATATCGCAGAGCGATCGATTCCGTTGGGCCATGAGTCGTCATCGGCGCCACCCGCTGATATTGAATCGAACATGAGCCATGAGGCCTATTGCCGACACGTAGCGCGCATCAAAGGACACATCGAAGCCGGAGATGTCTATCAAGTCAACCTGACGCAGCGGTTCGCGATCCGCTCCCAACTGTCACACACTGAAGCGTACATGCGTCTCAGGAATATCAGTCAGCCGGCTCACGGCGCCCTGCTGGTGCATGATGATTACGCCGTCCTGTCCTCCTCGCCGGAGCTCTTTCTGCAGCTCGATGGGCGGCGCGTGATCACACGCCCTATCAAAGGCACTCGTCCGCGAACCGGCAATCCCGCCGTCGACCGGATCCACCGCGACGAGCTGCAGACCTGCGTGAAAGAACGAGCAGAGTTGGTGATGATCGTCGACCTCATGCGCAACGACCTTGGCCGCGTTTGTCGCCCCGGCAGCATCCGCGTAGTCGAAGCCGCGGCAATTGAAGAGCACCCCACCGTGTTCCATCAGGTCGCGACCATCCACGGCCATCTGGCCGAAGGGCGTGGCTGGGCGGACCTGCTTCGCGCAACGTTCCCGCCCGGATCGGTCACCGGCGCGCCGAAAATCCGGGCGATGCAGATCATCGACGAACTGGAACCGACGCCGCGCGACGTGTATTGTGGGTCGATCGGTCGCATCGGCGTGGATGGTTCACTCTCGCTCAATGTGGCGATCCGGACCATGATCCATCGCCGAGGCGTGTTTCACTGCTACGCGGGCGGAGCCATCGTTGCGGACGGCGTAGCCGAGCGGGAGTACGAGGAAATCATGACGAAAGCCTCAGGCATGTTCCGGGCGCTCGGGGCCGGACCCCAAGATCCGGCGCA